NNNNNNNNNNNNNNNNNNNNNNNNNNNNNNNNNNNNNNNNNNNNNNNNNNNNNNNNNNNNNNNNNNNNNNNNNNNNNNNNNNNNNNNNNNNNNNNNNNNNNNNNNNNNNNNNNNNNNNNNNNNNNNNNNNNNNNNNNNNNNNNNNNNNNNNNNNNNNNNNNNNNNNNNNNNNNNNNNNNNNNNNNNNNNNNNNNNNNNNNNNNNNNNNNNNNNNNNNNNNNNNNNNNNNNNNNNNNNNNNNNNNNNNNNNNNNNNNNNNNNNNNNNNNNNNNNNNNNNNNNNNNNNNNNNNNNNNNNNNNNNNNNNNNNNNNNNNNNNNNNNNNNNNNNNNNNNNNNNNNNNNNNNNNNNNNNNNNNNNNNNNNNNNNNNNNNNNNNNNNNNNNNNNNNNNNNNNNNNNNNNNNNNNNNNNNNNNNNNNNNNNNNNNNNNNNNNNNNNNNNNNNNNNNNNNNNNNNNNNNNNNNNNNNNNNNNNNNNNNNNNNNNNNNNNNNNNNNNNNNNNNNNNNNNNNNNNNNNNNNNNNNNNNNNNNNNNNNNNNNNNNNNNNNNNNNNNNNNNNNNNNNNNNNNNNNNNNNNNNNNNNNNNNNNNNNNNNNNNNNNNNNNNNNNNNNNNNNNNNNNNNNNNNNNNNNNNNNNNNNNNNNNNNNNNNNNNNNNNNNNNNNNNNNNNNNNNNNNNNNNNNNNNNNNNNNNNNNNNNNNNNNNNNNNNNNNTGTTTAAAGAGGACGGAGACATGAGATTTATTACATTGTACAAGACGATGCAGACAAAGATGTTGAGCGGAACACGGAAGAAATTCATTATGGTGCTTCGTGCTTCTTCAGGTATATACTGTGATCTCATCTTCATTATCGAAGGCCAAAATATTCCTACACAAGCCTCAAAAACACAGAAACCAAGTAGCTGGATGGAGCTAGTTAACGACAAGCGTTCGTCTTTCACCTTTGATGGCGTCACCAGGACCTGCTCCACAAATTTTATATAGGATCAATGTGCGTATGAAAGATAGTATAAACTTAATCGTAGTAATGAAGCTTCATAACTCTGAGACATACACTTGTTGTAATGGGAAGAAGAAGTGATGCAGCGGAGACTAGAAAGACAATTTGCATATAGTTTTCGACTCTGAGAGATGAGCGAGACATGAGACGAGCTGCAAGTGAGCTTCCCAACATTGAGGCCAACATGAAGGTTGCAAAGACGAAGCCATGTGGGATTTCTTCGTCGTTTGGGCTAAGAGCTGGTGTCCAGAGGAAAACAAAGGTGTACATTGAGGCTTCAAATAGAGACTGAATAGCACCCAGCAATGCAATCTTTTCATCTGAGAAATCATCATAGACTGTGTTAGAGATAATCAGAAAACATAGCTTGCAAATTCCATTGGATGTACTGAAGCCTCTCAATCAACAGTTTTAACGCTAAATTTGAACCTGCCTGAAGCAATTGCTATGGCAGCAACTTTGAACTGAGTCAGCAAGTCTTTGCTATCAGATGGATCTCCGAAATTCTCAGACCATGTTGCCAGTATGATAGCCATTCCAATTGCAAGAAAGCACGCAGCTGCGTCAAAGGGAGCGACAGGACCAAAGGAAAAAGTGTCAACAAGAAGATTGCCGAACAATCCCGAGAGAATAGCGACCAGACCGTTCCCAAGGAAAACAGCCTTAGAGAATGTCAGTGACAGCCACTGCTGCTCAAAGTTCCTCTGCATAGTTGTTCagagaagagaaaacacatCAGGTCATGGCTCCAACTAAGTGAATGCTCTAAAAGGCTATAAGTCTTTACTTTCTTCATTATCCACAATGCTAAGATTGCAAGTGAATTTTGGCATGGTCTAGACACTTTGGCATGTTTTTAGATACTATAAATTTACAGTCATCAAGAACTACTAATCTTAACTGTGGCCTTCATCAAGCTAAGGAATGATATGTTTCCATGAAACCAGTAACAAAGTATCTAAAGGAATTCCTGTAGGAACCAAACTAAAGAAGGACAAATCGAATACCTAGACAGACTATGCATAAAAGTTACAGCTGACCTTATTGTGCTCTGCAATTAGCCAAGATTCGAATGCTGAAAACAAGAGAGATGTAGCAATACCACCCAAGATACGGCCAACCATCAAAACTCTGTACTGTGGAGAGTGCTTGGTGACACAGCTTAGTATGTAAACTATGCAGTATGTAACACATGCCCTCTTTCGACCCCTgaatccaacacacacacacacccaaGGATATTAGTTACCTAAACATAGCTCTCCTCTGATAACACAGATTCGaacttaaaaaggaaaaaaatctcaCTGTTTGTCAGCAAGAGATCCAACAATGGTTCCAAACAACATCGATGAACCAAAACCAGCAATGAATAGCTGACCGATATCTCCTTTTCCAAAACCATAAGTGCTGTAAAGGTAATACACATAAGGACCTTGAAGCCAGTCCCCAGCTACAacaacataatcatatatataaacacaaacatatcagcattcaacaacaacaacaaaatactaccatcatcttcctcatcgaAATCTCTGATCTACAACACATTTAATCAAACCGGATCACATAAGATTATAGTCAATCACTGATACCAGATTCGGGAAGAAGCAAAGCGTCGtcttaataacaaaatttcaaatcGAAGACCAGATTTCGTATGAGCTACAACAACAAATCTAAACAATCGTATCTGTTTCTGGACTCGATCTAGCACAAAAGTGGATGACGATTAGAGAATTGaactctctctcacacacacagaATAGCTTAGATCAGATCCATGACAAGAAACATCAATCGAAATTGTAGCTGGCGatgaatcaatcaaatcaatcaatcaatcacagAGCTGATTCCGCTAATTAATGAATTCTAAAAGAGCGATAATAGGCGGAGAGACGTACCCATCATAATAGAGAAAACGAGGAGGTAATTGTTCTTGAAAGAATTGAAGGAAGACGAAGTGTTGATCCGATCCTTGTTTGTCTTGCTCAGTTCCAGCACCGCCACTACGGTAGTCATAGTTCCGAACACCAAGTAGTAGAAAACCTCCATTGTTGAGCTTCTCTATCTCTCCCTCTCACTCTCAGAGTTAAAGAGTTAAGAAGAGCCACCGAGAAGACGAAGGAAAATGTCACGGAGTGGTATGCGCGATTGTACCATACCAACTCAATTAATCCTCTACGACGCGGTTACCGTACACGTAAGCTTCATCAGTCGGTGAGTCTCactatttcctttttatttttttattttacttttacttcaatAAATAGTAATTgtaatgaaataaaaatcacataACCCTTACTTTTTCGGCAAGGGATTTCCAAACCCTAGACGTTCTTGAGAATTAACCAACTCTGcgtatctctctctccctctctctcaggTTATAGAAAGAGTCGTTCTTGAATGATGAAGAAAGCTACGAAGGAGGAAGCTGTGGCTGTAACATCTGTCTTTTGGGATATCAAACGGTTTCCGGTTCCTCCTGGCTTTGATGCTCGTCGGATACTCGGATCCGTCCGTGCATTAAAAAGCTGTTGGAGAAACATGGCTACTGTGGTCCTCTCATAATCAACGTCGTTGGCATACTAACAAACGTCCATCCTGACATCCTTGAAGCTCTTTCTTCCAGTGGAATCAATCTTTATTACGCCCCCTTTGGTTAGTATCTATCTTTTCATCTCATGCCATTAATGGATATCGTGAATAGAGAGTTTGAAGTTTTAGTTTCGTCTGAAACAGGTTGCTCAAGCCTCTCGTTTTACATGCATCAGTGGATGC
The Camelina sativa cultivar DH55 chromosome 6, Cs, whole genome shotgun sequence genome window above contains:
- the LOC104698993 gene encoding molybdate-anion transporter-like; its protein translation is MEVFYYLVFGTMTTVVAVLELSKTNKDRINTSSSFNSFKNNYLLVFSIMMAGDWLQGPYVYYLYSTYGFGKGDIGQLFIAGFGSSMLFGTIVGSLADKQGRKRACVTYCIVYILSCVTKHSPQYRVLMVGRILGGIATSLLFSAFESWLIAEHNKRNFEQQWLSLTFSKAVFLGNGLVAILSGLFGNLLVDTFSFGPVAPFDAAACFLAIGMAIILATWSENFGDPSDSKDLLTQFKVAAIAIASDEKIALLGAIQSLFEASMYTFVFLWTPALSPNDEEIPHGFVFATFMLASMLGSSLAARLMSRSSLRVENYMQIVFLVSAASLLLPITTSVLVTPSKVKDERLSLTSSIQLLGFCVFEACVGIFWPSIMKMRSQYIPEEARSTIMNFFRVPLNIFVCIVLYNVINLIGGDDFQNIGLSHELLLHDFHQNLKEKK